From the genome of Solanum stenotomum isolate F172 chromosome 5, ASM1918654v1, whole genome shotgun sequence:
CATTGTCTTCACAAATCACTAAGTGGAGCTCAATGGTTCTTAGTGTTTGTGTCTCTTGCCATTTTAATTGCCCgattttttccaaatttgaaCTCATTGGCTTGGGTCTCCTTTGTTGGTTCAATCTTGGGTGTGGCCTATTTCACTATGATTTGGGCACTTTCCATTGCCAAAGGCAGGCCTAATGGTGTCACTTATAATCCGTCGGATAATGTAACAACAACTATGGCTCAATTTCGCGCTGTCCTAAATGGTGTTGCTATCGTTGCCATTGCTTTTCGAGGTCACAATCTTGTATTGGAAATACAGGTAATTAATGTTGTTATCAATCGGAATCAATATTAATTTCTGGACATTGACATGTACATGAAAACTAGTCGATGGTTTCGATTATGTTAAGTGTAGTGTTATTGATTTTAAAGATTGAATCTATCAAATTCAGTTCTGATTCCGTCTTTTATCATTGCATTATTGAAAAAGTTGCATGTAAAATTATACAGGGGACATTACCAACAAATCCAAAACATCCTACAAAGACAAGAATGTGGAGAGGAGTGATAGCATCCTACTCTTTAATCGCAATGTGTGTATTTCCCTTGGCAATTGGAGGATATTGGGCTTATGGAAATATGGTAAACTATTTTTACTACTCTGCTTTAATTATTGTATTCGATTTTTGAGACTAATTATTATTTCGTATAATTTGTTTGTAGTTAGCTATCTAAAAAGGTTATTTAATTGACAGATGCCGGCAAATGGAATTATAGGTGCAATTGCTAAGTACCACCGAGAGAGTACACCAAAATGGTTAATAGGCACAATATACATGATGGTGGTGATTCAATGTTTATGCTCATTTCAAATTTACGCCATGCCCGTCTTTGACAACTTGGAAAGAATATACGTAAGCAGGCACCTTAAGGCGTGCCCAAGGTGGGTTCGATCATGCATCAAGCTCTTCTTCGGCGGATTAACATATTTTATATCCGTGGCATTCCCATTCTTGGGAAGCCTAGCCGCGTTTGTGGGAGGGATCGCGTTGCCATTATCTCTGGTTTACCCTTGCTTCATGTGGATTTTCATCAAGAAACCTCAAAGAAACAGCTTAATGTATTGCCTCAACATGTTTCTTGGGTGTTTGGGCATATTGATCAGTGTTGTGCAAGTTGCTGGTGCGTTGTGGAATTTGGTGATTGATAAATTGGATGCTAACTTTTTTAATCCTTAGTGGAAAAAGATATAATTAAAGACGATT
Proteins encoded in this window:
- the LOC125865224 gene encoding lysine histidine transporter-like 8 — its product is MGDVEVSEWCRIERSFSSFKIIPINDDDDTLHSEGTDFSPVDDGVVVDEKKDTDVVKEIESLLPITESRKGNAYTAAFHLLSSGIGTPALVLPFAFTSLGWSWGIVVLTVIFAWRLYTMWLLVHLHETVNGTRYSRYLQLAIIAFGEKLGKCLSIFPTMYLSGGTCVMSIIAGGRTLQLFYNTICENDQHCLHKSLSGAQWFLVFVSLAILIARFFPNLNSLAWVSFVGSILGVAYFTMIWALSIAKGRPNGVTYNPSDNVTTTMAQFRAVLNGVAIVAIAFRGHNLVLEIQGTLPTNPKHPTKTRMWRGVIASYSLIAMCVFPLAIGGYWAYGNMMPANGIIGAIAKYHRESTPKWLIGTIYMMVVIQCLCSFQIYAMPVFDNLERIYVSRHLKACPRWVRSCIKLFFGGLTYFISVAFPFLGSLAAFVGGIALPLSLVYPCFMWIFIKKPQRNSLMYCLNMFLGCLGILISVVQVAGALWNLVIDKLDANFFNP